The genomic region ATTAGTTATCGCTGCGTTTATTATTGCAATGTTCGGCTTAGGAAGCCCGGAATCGTCATTAATCACGTTCACATCATTTATACCATTCTTCTCACCGATGATTATGTTTCTACGTGTAGGGATGCTACAAGTACCTTTCTGGGAGGTAGCTGCAAGTATTAGTATTTTAATTGTTACGATATTGTTTTTTGCAGGTATTGGTGCGAGAGTTTATCGTGGCGGTGTTTTATTATATGGGAAGTCTTCTTCGTTCAAGGATGTGAAACGAGCGATTGTTATATCAAAAAATGAGAAACGACCGCCTTTATAGGATAATGGCTTTACATCCCTCCCGTAAAAATCATAAATGGGAGTAACCAAACGCCTATTGGATGAATAGAGTGATGGTGTAAAGGAGGAGATCGGTTTGCATCAACAGCAACAAATGTATACATTGGGTAATCATTACTTAAATCAGCCTGTATCCGTCCAAACAGTAGATAACCAAACGTTTCAAGGCATTGTCGAGCACGTTGACCCTCATTATCTTTATTTAGCAGTTCCTAATCAATCTATGCATCGTGAGGATCAAGAAACAAGACAATTTCCTGGGTATGGGGTGCCTTATGGTTACTTCCCGCCTTATGGCTATCCTTACTCCCCATATCCTTATTCGCCGATATCACGACTCGTATTGCCATTAACGGCCTTAGCTGCTTTAGCTTTGCTCCCTGGTTTATATTATTGAGAAGCGACAGTAAGATAGTTCTTAGTCTCACGTGGAGAGTTGATACTCACCGTGGGACTTTTTCTTTTTTAGCTGCTTGATCACAATTCTGTCGGTTACGCTGTCTGAAAGCAATCGAAAAAAAGTCTGGGAAAAGGTAAAGGGTTTAGTTTTGGGAGAGAAAAAATGCTACCGACATTAGAAATGGCACAATAATTGCCATACATTTCAAACTCTATTTCACAGTATGATCATAACTAGCAAACTAAAACGCTCAAGATTTTGCACTGAGCGTTTTTCTACGTAGTATTTAATTTTTTTGGTTCAACTAACGCATCCGTTCGGTTGAAGATGTGGCTATACCGACAAAAATAGTTTAACTATTTTTATGAAAGACATTTCCAACGTGAATCAGGCCTCCTATGTCCTTCATCGGCTTTATGAAGGACATTTCCATTGTGAATCAGGTGTCTTATGTCCCAGCTACTACAAGTTTGTTAAAAATCTACAACAATTATATCTTCTAAGCCGAGTTCATTTTTTAAATACGCTACCACTTCTTGGTGTTTCGGATGTGGTCCAAAGTTTTCAAGCGCTTGTTTGTTCTCAAATTTCACTGTCATTCCGACATCATATCCCTGGCTTCTATTAGAAAAATTTCGACCTTGTTGGATCTCAATGATTCCAGGGATTTCGTCTTTTAACTTTAACGTTTTATCAATAAGCTTATCCACCTGAGCATCTGTTACTGCTCCTGAAAATTTAATTAGTACAATATGGGTAACCATCGTTTAACTCTCCCTTATCTATGCCGCTTTATCTTCAGACTGACTATTATCGTTTTGCTTCCTTTCAAGTATGAAATAGAGTACGATCCCTACAATTAGGGCATGTGCTGCCCCGTATGTAGCTAATACAATCGCTGTGATCATTGCAACGCCTCGACTGATGTCCGTTTTAACATAGCTCAATCCTAGAGTAATACACAAATAGCCAGTTAAGATCATAGTAATCGATAGTGCAATGGGTAAGAAGGGCTGAAACAAGGTCACTAAAGGAAGGATGAAGCACCCTAATGTTAGTGAAATAACAAGCGTATTTGTACCCGAATAAATAGACTCCATCGCTTTTCTTCCATATGTATACCGCTCAACCACAGAAGCGGTTCCAGCTGTAAATATGGGGCCCGATAAGCCTGCATGTGGGGCAAACAGTCCATGAACAAAATTCCTTAAAAAAGCAACAAGGTGCAGTTTTGTTACATCATAATCAATAATCTCGTCTTTTCTCACTTTGTCGGCACGCTCAACAAGAGTTGTTCCTACAATGATATCGCCATAAGCGATAATATATCCCATAATGGCAATCGGGATCGCAATCATAAAAATTTCCAAGCTAGGAAAACCAACGACAAAAGGCGTATAGTTCCACATTTCTGCAAAGTTTGGAATCGTGATTCCCCACTCGATAGAAGGTGATGGATATTCTTTTACGACCCAACCGATAAAAATGGCAATTAAAATCGCCGGCATAATTCCAAAGTTGGCAATTGCTCTAGCAATCTGGCTTTTATTGTATAACGATTTATAGAAGCTTGAAAACATCATAAACAAACAAATAGCTCCACCAATAATCAGTGATATCGGAGTTTCAGCGAGATTTCCTCCGGGCTGAATTTCACCTATTAAAGCCGCTAACCCTGCCCCGATTAATATCCCTGCTTTTAGGGATGATGATAGTTTCTGAACAATGATTTTTCCGAGCCCGGTAATTCCTAAAATTAAAAATATAAATGCAACTAAGATTTGCACAGCGACTAGGGCTTGAATCGCCTCGGGACCAGGTTCAAAGTCGCCTAAAAAAATGATGATGAGCGGGATCAATGGTGTAATTAACCCTGGAACAAACGGGGTTCCTAATGCCGTCTGCATTAACATCAAAAGATGAAATACGATAACGACGGCAAGTGCCGCATCATAGGACATGCCAACATGATTTTCTAATACAGGAATGATACTTAACCCTATAGAAAAGAGAACAAATCCCTGGATCATTTCAGGCAATTCCAATCTATAATGGATGAGCGGAAGCCTGAATTTAAAAGGACCGATTGGCCAGTAAGGGAGTTCTTCTCCATTTTTTCGTTTATATAGTGCCATGACTTACTCCTTATTCGTATAAATTAGTCTACTAGCCAATGATTGAAATGTGATATTTTTATGCATTGATTTTATTCAATTGTTCCTTATCAAAACCAGCAATCTTCTTATATTTATTTGCAATATCTTCAAGTTCTTCTTGGGAAATTACATCGTTTAAATTCTCAAAGCCATTAGGTGCGCGTTCTTCGACAATTTGCATCACACTTTCCGGACCATTTTGTCGGTTGCTTCTAACAATTGATGCGGTAGGCTCAAGACGGGCTTCTTCATAAGCACGAAGGGCACTTATTACATCATTTTCTTCCGCTATTGCCTTTGCTAAAGCATCAGCATCAAGGATCGCTTGAGATGCTCCGTTAGACCCGATGGGGTACATTGGATGTGCCGCATCACCTAGTAATGTCACTCGTCCATAGCTCCATTGTGGTAATGGGTCGCGGTCAACCATTGGGAATTCATAAACATCATCGGTTTCTGCGATTAATGTAGGAATGTCTAGCCAATCAAACTTCCAATTAGAAAAGGCTGGAGCAAACTTTTGTTTGTCGATTTTTTTATTCCAATCACTACGTGGGGGTGCACCGTCATTAATATTTAATTCAGCAATCCAATTAACGAGTGACCTTCCTTCTGCGAGCGTCTTTGGGCAGATCGGATAAGCGACAAACTTTTGGTCTTGATATCCTGACATGATCATCGTTTTACCGGTAAGAAATGTCGATGACTCGGTTAGCCCTCTCCATAAAATGCGCCCGCTAAATTTCGGATCGCCTTCATTTGGATAAAATGACTTTCGCACAACAGAGTGAATGCCATCTGCAGCAATCAGCATATCAGCTTGATAGGTTCCTAGTTTTTGACCAGTCTTTCGGTCCGTAAAGTGCACGTCAACACGATCATCATAACGGTCAAAAGAGCTAAGGTGGTGTCCAGTGATCACTGCATCTTCCCCTAATTCTCTTTTCACAGCTTGATATAAAATCATTTGCAGTCTTCCGCGGTGTATCGAGTATTGAGGCCATTTATATCCGGAAGCAAGACCACGAGGCTCTTGCCAAATTTGCTGGCCGAATTTAGAAAAATATCTTAATTCTGCTGTTTGTATCCCTGTTTTCTCTAGTTCATCCGCTAATCCGAGCTCGGTTAATACACGTACGGCATGTGGGAGAAGGTTAATCCCAACACCCAATTCTCGTATTTCTTGTACACTTTCAAACACCTGCACTGACGCACCAACGCGGTAAAGTTTTAAGGCAGTAATAAGCCCGCCAATACCTCCACCGGCGATAATGACAGATTTCTTAGTTGTGGTCACAATAATTCCCCTCACTTATATTTTTTCATAATTATCGCATAAGTCAGTATAGTATGTATACACTATTGCAATATTTTTTGTAATTTAAATATTTACTTTCATTTAAAAAGGAATATCATTCAACTTTTTCTTTGGAGAACGTCTGTTCACATACTAAGATATCTTGTAAAATAAGGATACATACGATTGAACGTAATTATTCAAAGAGAAAGGAAGGTGCAAATGGCTGACTTACAATTTATTCATGCTGCCGATTTGCATTTAGATAGTCCTTTTCAAGGATTATCGCATTTACCGGAACGAATTTTTCGACGTGTACAAGATAGCACTTTTACATCCTTTACTCGTATTGTTGATGAAGCAATAAGAAGAGAGGTAGATTTTGTTTTGCTTGCAGGCGACTTGTATGATGGCGAAGATCGCAGTCTGAAAGCCCAATCTCGTTTGAAAGTTGAAATGAAGCGCCTCGAGCAAGCCAATATTGCTGTGTACGTGATCCATGGCAATCATGATCATTTATCAGGGAGATGGGCACGGCTTGATTGGCCAAGCAATGTTTATTTTTTTCGAGATGAAGTTGAAGTGTTTGAGTATGGCAGAGGTGGCGACGTTTTAGCTCATATATATGGTTATAGTTACCCGAGACGAGAAGTTATAGAAAACATATCAAAGAAGTATACGAAAAAAACGGGAGCAAGATATCATATTGGTTTGCTTCATGGTCAAGCGCAAGGAAGTAAGGGGCATGATCCTTATGCTCCTTTCTCGGTTCAGGAATTACTTGATAAGGAATTTGATTATTGGGCGCTTGGACACATCCATCAATATCAACAACTTGATCCGACAATTCTTTACCCGGGAAATATTCAAGGTCGAAATCGCAAGGAAATTGGTGAAAAAGGTTGTGTAGTCGTTCATCTATCAGAAAGCAAAATGGCTACAGAGTTTGTGGCAACAGCAGATATTATCTGGAAAAATACCAAGGTATCAATAACCGGAGTCGACTCGGTACAAGAGATTATCGACCGTTGTGAAGAAGCCGTTGAGTCTAACCGTGAACGGGGTCATGGTGTCATGCTTACCTTCACATTTGTAGGTCATGGTCCTCTTCATTCTGTTTTAGCAGATGAAGAGCAAGTTCATGAATGGTTGAATGAATTAAATGATCGGGAGGAGCGTCATCATTCATTTGTATGGATCGTTTCTTACCAGCGCCAAACAACGATAGCGTGGGATCGTGATCGTTTTCGTCAAGAAGACCATATAATTAGTGACTTTATTGGTGTTGTTGATCAACGTAAACAAGATCAGGATTTTTTCACAAAAGCAACGGCACAATTATATAAACACCGCCGAGCTAAGCGTTACCTCGAAGCATTGTCATCTGAAGAGCAAGAAAGGCTCATTGAGGAAGCAGAAGCGTTGATCATTTCAGAGCTGTTGAAGGAGGATGAACAATGAAAATCACCCGCCTTCATATTTATGGATTTGGCCGATTTGAAGATGTGATCATTGATACCATTTCTCCTTCCATTCAAGTTTTTTATGGTGAAAATGAGGTCGGGAAATCCACCTTGTTGGCCTTTATTCGTGCTGTTTTTTTTGGATTTCCTACAAAACAACAAAAGGAATTGAGGTTTGAACCGAAAACAGGAACAGCCTATGGCGGTAAGATCACATTAGAGACGAACATGTATGGTTCGGTTTCTATTGAGAGAGTAAAAGGGAAGGCGACTGGACAAGTCCGTGTTTATTTTGAAGATGGCACCATTGAAGGAGAAGAGGCCTTACCAAAACTGTTTGTAGGTATGGATCGTTCTATTTTTGAAGGAATCTTTTCTTTTGATTTAACCGGTCTACAAGGGATGAATCAACTAAAGTCAGGGCAGCTGTCTGATTATTTATATGGTGTTGGTATGACAGGGAATACGTCGATGATTAGTTTAGAAAAAAAACTTGAGAAACAACAAACAGAGTTATTTAAACCGAATGGAAAACGGCCATCTTTGAATCAAAAACTAATGGATTTAGAGTCACTGACTCAAACGATAAATGATTGGAAAGACAAACACGATCACTATAATATGATTGTTGCTCAAGTAAAAGATATTGAACATGAACTTGTAAGAGTGAGTCAAAACAAAAATAAACAGAAAGCGAGAATTCGTGAATTAGAAATTGATCGTACACTTCAACCACTTTTTGCAGAGCGTGCAGAGCTCAAGCAACGTCTAGCAAGATTACCTGAGCATGCACCATTTCCAGAGGATGGTTTGAATCGCTTAGAGCTCATTAAAGATAAATTGGTAACGTCACAGTCAGAGAAAATTGAATATGAGCGAAAGATGAAGGACCTCGATGAGAAGGTGAATGAGCTAACCCTTCATGATGATGTCTTATCGTATAAAGAAGAGATTGATCAAATAAAAGAGAATTTACGCGTGCATGATTTACGTCAGGAAGAGTTAAGAGCTTTAAAGCAGAAGGTCGAAACAGATGAGGAAGAACTGAGTGCTTCTCTTGAACAATTAGGAAAGAGTTGGAACGATGGAAAAATCAATCGATGTGAAACAAGTGTTACGGTAAAGGACCAATTGAAAGGGTTGCTAGATGATGAACGTCGGACGCGACAGCAGCTAGAGTTTTATGAACTGGAGCTCGAGAAACGCAGCGCATCACTTAAAGAAGTGAAGCAGCAAATCAAGGAATTAGAGATCCAAATAATCCCAAATGCAGAAAGGGAAAAACTTGAACAACAGCAGCATGCGTATCGGGCTAATAACGCTGATCAGAGGCATGTTGAGAATGCACTTACTAGCCTAGAACAACGACTTAATCAACAGGGGAAAGGACCATTTAGCCAAATTTCGTTGTTGGTCTGGTTCATCCTTGTTGGAGTAGTTGCGACCTCGGTCTGGCGTTTTTACTTAGGAGATTGGTTGACTGGAGGTCTCTTAGTAGTGATTGCATTCATAGGTACTCTCACAATGAAACGTAGGGAGAGTCATGCGGAAAACTTAGCTGTAGAGTTGCAAAAACAAAAGCAAATCATTGAAAGCAATGTAGCCAAGGAGTTTCCATCTGTTGATAGGGATGATCTTGAACATGGAAAATTTTTATTAGCGAAGGATACCGAGTTTCGTCAGCAGCTTCATGTCCTGGAAATGAGTGAATCTAGTGAACAACAGGCATATAAAAACACACTTTTGCATTGTGAGGAATTAGAAAAACGGTTACGAAGCATTTATAACGATATCGATGATTGGGCAGAGCGCAATGGCTTCCCGGCAAACCTTCAGGCAGATCAGTATCTAGACGTTTTTGAACTTGTGGAAAGAGCAAAGCGGTTCGTTAGAGCGATTGAGCGAACAAAAAAACAAGCAAGGGAGATAGCAACAGAAATAGAGAATGAACGTGAGAAGGTTCAGTATGTATGTAATCAGTTAGGTATCCGTTATCAAACATCGCACCATCGTCTCGTTGAGTACATGCTCCAACTTGTTGAAAGGGAGGAAGACACACGACGTCGCCAACAAAGATGGCTTAGTGAGCGAAGGGATATAGAAGATCATTACGCCATCGTCAATGATCAAATCAATTATTATCAAACAGAAGTAGAGTCATTATTTGCTCATGCCGGGGTTCATTCTGAAGATCACTATCGTCTCAAAGGAAAAGCGAAGCAAGATCATGAAGCGATTTGCCAACGACTTGCCCTAGTCAATGATCAAATAAAACGCTTCCTTCCTCGTGATCGTGATATTGAGCAAAAAGGAGCGGAAATTAGGGATATGAATGAGGGGGAGCTCCAAGAACAAATCCGTCAACTAGAAGAACGTATTGAGACATTCGAGAATGAAGAGCAGCAATACAATCGCCAGAGAGCAAAGCTTATTCATCAAATCGAGGAACTAGAAAAAGGAGGATCTTATTCGTACCACCTTCAGCTTCTTGAAACGAAACAAGCAGGATTTAATGATGAAGCGAGAAAATGGGCATTGTATAGTGTAGCAAGTCAGTTAATCAAGGAAACGAAAGTGATCTATGAAAACGAACGTCAACCAAAAGTCATTCAGCAAGCAGGACATTATTTTGCTAAGATGACCTCAGGTGAGTATACAAAGGTATTTGCACCGATTGGCGAAGAGAGGTTTATTATTGAAAGGCGAGATGGACTCAGGTTTACACCGGATGAACTTAGCCGAGGAACAGCTGAGCAGCTCTATTTGTCACTTCGGCTTGCACTTGCTGCAGTTTATGAATCTTCCTCTCCGAATCCAATGATCATGGATGATATCTTAGTTAATTTTGATGAAAAACGTACGAAAGCAGCTATTGAAGTGATTGATGAGGTGGCTAAGCGCCATCAGGTGATCTTTTTTACATGTCATCACCACTTGTTACCGTTGTTTGAGCAGGCTGACGTTCATCGCTTAGGTGAAATTTAATTTGAGTATAGCTATGCAAACATGATATATATGTAATAGAGGTGACGACCGCATACTAATATTTGAAGTTTGCGGTCGTTTTTGATAAATGACAGGATGTTTCGAAGTGGGCACGAATCTAGTTGATAAACACTACAGTAGAAAGGATTGTAGTAATGAGTGAATATGTGATTCATTTAGTAGAAGATGAAGAGAATTTGTCCGAAGTTCTAAAAGCGTATCTAGAGAAAGAAGGGTGGAGGATTGTTACCTTTGCTGAAGGAGATCAAGCACTTGCTGCCATTGATGATGCTCCACATTTATGGATATTAGATATTATGTTACCTGGTACAGATGGGTATACGCTATTAAAGGCGATCAAAGAGCGTTATGACACACCTGTGATTTTTATTTCTGCACGTGATCAAGACTTGGATCGAGTGCTTGGATTAGAAATGGGAAGTGATGATTATTTGGCGAAACCATTTTTACCACAAGAACTCGTCATACGTGCAAAAAAACTATTATCACGGATCTATGGCTCAGCACAGGAGGATCCGAAGAAAGTTGAATTGAATGAGTATGTGATCGATGCAGAAGGAAGAACTGTCGTCGATGCAAAAGATGGTGGAGAGGACCTTGTTGATTTAACGACGAAGGAAATGGACTTAATTTTATTGCTGACTAAACAAGTTGGCAAAGCCTTTTCTCGAGAAGAGATTATTGAACACGTTTGGGGCGAAAATTATTATGGTTCTGAGCGTGCGGTTGATGATGTCGTCCGGAGAATTCGAAAAAAAATGCCACGAATTCATTTAGAAACGTTATATGGATATGGGTATAGGATTCTTTCTTCATGATTAAAGTCCATTTAACACAACGTATATGGTTGTCGTTTATCTCATTAATCGTCTTGGTTGGTGTTTTAATTAGTGTGATCTATCCGATTTCTATAAATGAGACATTAACGGAGGAAACGTACCGGATCATTGAACAGGAACAAGCACGACATGCCAATCCTTATAGTGATTATTTTTCTCCACCACAATCAGAATTAGATTTCATTGAACGGCGTGATGCTGAACGTTCGGTCGGGCACTTATTTGTGTTAAACCAGTATGGAACATTGCGCGGCGATCCTGTTCCTAATGAGGTCTTACAGGAGATGGGCGAAAATGCCTATGCTCAAGAGGAGATGAGGGGACGCTATGAGCTTACTTATCGAGGGGCTACACTCTTTTATGTCATTACAAAGATGACTAGCACCCAACGGGAAGAAGCTTATCAAATTTCTTATATGTGGGACACCTACCGTGACCAAATGGTAAACCGTTTATGGGAACGTCTTGTCTACATTCTGTTGTTAACGGGTGTATTAAGTTTACTTCCAGTGATATGGTTAAAGCGTTATTTACGCCAGCCTTTGACGGTATTAGGAAACCACTTTGAACAAATTTCAAAGAGGAATTGGCAGGAGCCGTTTCATTGGGAGGGAGACGAAGACTTCCAAAAACTATCAAATCAGTTTGAAATGATGCGTCAAAATTTAATACGATATGATCGTTCGCAAAAGACATTTATCCAGCACGCCTCTCATGAATTAAAAACACCGATTATGGTGATAAAAAGCTATGCCCAATCAATCAAAGATGGCATTTTGCCAAAGGATAACATCGAGCAGACGATGGATGTTATTGTTGAAGAAACCAATCGTATGGAAAAACGAGTGAAGGATATGATTTACTACACAAAGCTTGATTCATTAAAAGAAGAGACGCCGAATCGTGAAGAAATTGTTTTCGGAGCGATTGCCTATCAACTGGAGGAACGTTTTAAAGTTCAGAGGGAAGACGTTACGTTTGTGATAGAGGGTTCAGATGTAACGTTTACTGGTGACTATGAACAATTACAAGTATTATTGGAGAATTTAGTTGAAAATGCACTTCGGTATGCATTGGATAAGATCTGGATTAAGGCTGCATTGACAGATGAGCATGTCATCATTTCAGTGGAAAACAACGGTGATAAAATTGAAGAGACAGATTTGCCTTATTTGTTTGATCCCTTTCATAAGGGGATTAAAGGACAATTCGGGTTAGGATTAGCGATTGTCAAACGGATTGCTGAACTACATGGTGGCTATCCTTCTGTTGAAAACAAGGACGATGGTGTATG from Desertibacillus haloalkaliphilus harbors:
- a CDS encoding flavin-dependent oxidoreductase, with product MTTTKKSVIIAGGGIGGLITALKLYRVGASVQVFESVQEIRELGVGINLLPHAVRVLTELGLADELEKTGIQTAELRYFSKFGQQIWQEPRGLASGYKWPQYSIHRGRLQMILYQAVKRELGEDAVITGHHLSSFDRYDDRVDVHFTDRKTGQKLGTYQADMLIAADGIHSVVRKSFYPNEGDPKFSGRILWRGLTESSTFLTGKTMIMSGYQDQKFVAYPICPKTLAEGRSLVNWIAELNINDGAPPRSDWNKKIDKQKFAPAFSNWKFDWLDIPTLIAETDDVYEFPMVDRDPLPQWSYGRVTLLGDAAHPMYPIGSNGASQAILDADALAKAIAEENDVISALRAYEEARLEPTASIVRSNRQNGPESVMQIVEERAPNGFENLNDVISQEELEDIANKYKKIAGFDKEQLNKINA
- a CDS encoding xanthine/uracil/vitamin C permease, whose product is MALYKRKNGEELPYWPIGPFKFRLPLIHYRLELPEMIQGFVLFSIGLSIIPVLENHVGMSYDAALAVVIVFHLLMLMQTALGTPFVPGLITPLIPLIIIFLGDFEPGPEAIQALVAVQILVAFIFLILGITGLGKIIVQKLSSSLKAGILIGAGLAALIGEIQPGGNLAETPISLIIGGAICLFMMFSSFYKSLYNKSQIARAIANFGIMPAILIAIFIGWVVKEYPSPSIEWGITIPNFAEMWNYTPFVVGFPSLEIFMIAIPIAIMGYIIAYGDIIVGTTLVERADKVRKDEIIDYDVTKLHLVAFLRNFVHGLFAPHAGLSGPIFTAGTASVVERYTYGRKAMESIYSGTNTLVISLTLGCFILPLVTLFQPFLPIALSITMILTGYLCITLGLSYVKTDISRGVAMITAIVLATYGAAHALIVGIVLYFILERKQNDNSQSEDKAA
- a CDS encoding sensor histidine kinase, which translates into the protein MIKVHLTQRIWLSFISLIVLVGVLISVIYPISINETLTEETYRIIEQEQARHANPYSDYFSPPQSELDFIERRDAERSVGHLFVLNQYGTLRGDPVPNEVLQEMGENAYAQEEMRGRYELTYRGATLFYVITKMTSTQREEAYQISYMWDTYRDQMVNRLWERLVYILLLTGVLSLLPVIWLKRYLRQPLTVLGNHFEQISKRNWQEPFHWEGDEDFQKLSNQFEMMRQNLIRYDRSQKTFIQHASHELKTPIMVIKSYAQSIKDGILPKDNIEQTMDVIVEETNRMEKRVKDMIYYTKLDSLKEETPNREEIVFGAIAYQLEERFKVQREDVTFVIEGSDVTFTGDYEQLQVLLENLVENALRYALDKIWIKAALTDEHVIISVENNGDKIEETDLPYLFDPFHKGIKGQFGLGLAIVKRIAELHGGYPSVENKDDGVCFKLALPKEAKDDRV
- a CDS encoding metallophosphoesterase family protein produces the protein MNVIIQRERKVQMADLQFIHAADLHLDSPFQGLSHLPERIFRRVQDSTFTSFTRIVDEAIRREVDFVLLAGDLYDGEDRSLKAQSRLKVEMKRLEQANIAVYVIHGNHDHLSGRWARLDWPSNVYFFRDEVEVFEYGRGGDVLAHIYGYSYPRREVIENISKKYTKKTGARYHIGLLHGQAQGSKGHDPYAPFSVQELLDKEFDYWALGHIHQYQQLDPTILYPGNIQGRNRKEIGEKGCVVVHLSESKMATEFVATADIIWKNTKVSITGVDSVQEIIDRCEEAVESNRERGHGVMLTFTFVGHGPLHSVLADEEQVHEWLNELNDREERHHSFVWIVSYQRQTTIAWDRDRFRQEDHIISDFIGVVDQRKQDQDFFTKATAQLYKHRRAKRYLEALSSEEQERLIEEAEALIISELLKEDEQ
- a CDS encoding ATP-binding protein; its protein translation is MKITRLHIYGFGRFEDVIIDTISPSIQVFYGENEVGKSTLLAFIRAVFFGFPTKQQKELRFEPKTGTAYGGKITLETNMYGSVSIERVKGKATGQVRVYFEDGTIEGEEALPKLFVGMDRSIFEGIFSFDLTGLQGMNQLKSGQLSDYLYGVGMTGNTSMISLEKKLEKQQTELFKPNGKRPSLNQKLMDLESLTQTINDWKDKHDHYNMIVAQVKDIEHELVRVSQNKNKQKARIRELEIDRTLQPLFAERAELKQRLARLPEHAPFPEDGLNRLELIKDKLVTSQSEKIEYERKMKDLDEKVNELTLHDDVLSYKEEIDQIKENLRVHDLRQEELRALKQKVETDEEELSASLEQLGKSWNDGKINRCETSVTVKDQLKGLLDDERRTRQQLEFYELELEKRSASLKEVKQQIKELEIQIIPNAEREKLEQQQHAYRANNADQRHVENALTSLEQRLNQQGKGPFSQISLLVWFILVGVVATSVWRFYLGDWLTGGLLVVIAFIGTLTMKRRESHAENLAVELQKQKQIIESNVAKEFPSVDRDDLEHGKFLLAKDTEFRQQLHVLEMSESSEQQAYKNTLLHCEELEKRLRSIYNDIDDWAERNGFPANLQADQYLDVFELVERAKRFVRAIERTKKQAREIATEIENEREKVQYVCNQLGIRYQTSHHRLVEYMLQLVEREEDTRRRQQRWLSERRDIEDHYAIVNDQINYYQTEVESLFAHAGVHSEDHYRLKGKAKQDHEAICQRLALVNDQIKRFLPRDRDIEQKGAEIRDMNEGELQEQIRQLEERIETFENEEQQYNRQRAKLIHQIEELEKGGSYSYHLQLLETKQAGFNDEARKWALYSVASQLIKETKVIYENERQPKVIQQAGHYFAKMTSGEYTKVFAPIGEERFIIERRDGLRFTPDELSRGTAEQLYLSLRLALAAVYESSSPNPMIMDDILVNFDEKRTKAAIEVIDEVAKRHQVIFFTCHHHLLPLFEQADVHRLGEI
- a CDS encoding Dabb family protein; amino-acid sequence: MVTHIVLIKFSGAVTDAQVDKLIDKTLKLKDEIPGIIEIQQGRNFSNRSQGYDVGMTVKFENKQALENFGPHPKHQEVVAYLKNELGLEDIIVVDF
- a CDS encoding response regulator transcription factor, which gives rise to MSEYVIHLVEDEENLSEVLKAYLEKEGWRIVTFAEGDQALAAIDDAPHLWILDIMLPGTDGYTLLKAIKERYDTPVIFISARDQDLDRVLGLEMGSDDYLAKPFLPQELVIRAKKLLSRIYGSAQEDPKKVELNEYVIDAEGRTVVDAKDGGEDLVDLTTKEMDLILLLTKQVGKAFSREEIIEHVWGENYYGSERAVDDVVRRIRKKMPRIHLETLYGYGYRILSS